The stretch of DNA AGTGGCAATTCCAAACTCTGCTCCTCTTTTTGACTTAAAGTTTTTAAGACCTTTATGTAATATAAAATCTATCCCGCCATTATATCTTATAAGTTCAATTGTTCCAGCTATTAATAATGAAATTATAATTAACTCGCTCATGCCACCGATACCATTTGATATTGATCCGAATAATCCTAATAAATCAAAACTACCATAAAATAAACCTATAATTCCTGAAATTAATATACCACCTAATAAAACTAGAATAACATTAACTCCTACTAAAGCTGATGTTATTACAGCTATATATGGCAAGATTTTTATAAAAGTATATTCAACAGTTTCTACATTTGTAATGTTTGCATCTTTTGTTAAAAACCAAAGAATAAAAGCTGTCATTATTGCTGCTGGTAAAACAATTCTAAAATTCATTTTAAATTTATCTTTCATTTCGCAACCTTGTGTTCTTGTGGCTGCTATTGTTGTATCTGATATTATTGATAAATTATCTCCAAACATAGCTCCACTTACAACAGCTCCTACAGCTAAAGCAGTTGTAATTCCAGTTCTATCTGCAATTCCTACAGCAATTGGAACTAACGCTACTATTGTTCCCATAGATGTTCCTACTGATAATGCTATAAAACAAGCTATTATAAATATCCCTGGTATTAATAAACTACTTGGAAGTAATGATAACCCCAAATTTACAGTTGAGTCAACAGCTCCCATATCTTTAGCCGTTTGAGCAAAAGCTCCTGCTAAAATAAAAATTAATACCATTAATAATATATTAGAATTTCCCGCCCCCTTGCAAAATATTTCTACTTTACTTTCAAATTTTTCTTTTCTATTCATGATTATTGCAGTTAATGCTGCTGCTAAAAATGGTACAATTACAGATACTGCATAGAAATCTTTAGCAATTATAGATATTCCTAAATATACTGCTATAAATACACCTAAAGGTAATAATGATAATATTGATGATTTACTCTTCATTTTCTCCGCCTCCTATTTTATAGAATCTAAATTTAAAACGTCATAAAAAAAAGCTTCTGACAAAATCAGAAGCTTAAATAACTTATTTAAAAAAGTATATACTACGCCTCTTATCTTCCAGGTTTTACCTGCAGGATTTAGCACCATAAAAACTAATGAATGTTTTTTGGTTGCTGGGTTTCATAGGGCCAGTCCCTCCACCGCTCTTGATAAGATATCAATTTTAAATTTTCTTTATTATACTATCAATTTAATAGTAAGATGTCAATATAAAAATTATTTCTTTATTTATTTAGATATTCTTTTATTAAATATCTATTACTATTTTTTATTTAGTACACTTAAAGTAGAAATAAAAAAAGATTAGCAATTGCTAATCTTTTCTGGTGCGTCATCAGGGATTCGAACCCGGGACACCCTGATTAAGAGTCAGGTGCTCTACCAACTGAGCTAATAACGCATAATGGAGCGGGTGATGAGAATCGAACTCACGTAACTTGCTTGGAAGGCAAGGGCTCTACCATTGAGCTACACCCGCATGTCTTACTGACAGTAATTATTATAATATACATAATAATTACTGTCAACAATTTTTGTACACTTTAAATCACTTCTGTTAGAGATTTCAATAAAATATCTTTGAATTTCTCTCCTATTCTTCTATCTACTACGGCATTCTTGCAGATTTCTCTCCAATTGTCTATATCAACAGTAACTCTTTTTTCGAAGTCACTTGTTGTTGAGGTCATATAGCTAGATGAAATTACAAACTCACCTAAATCCTCAGCACTTTTGAATATCTTTATATATAAAAATTCTGTATGATCTCCATACCATACTCTATTAAATTCTCTTACAAATTTTAATATTTCAGGTAGAACCTTTTCAGTTGGTAAATCCCAACACTTCTTAAGCATATCTAGTTGTTTTATCATTAGTGAAGCTTCTTCTTCTGATATCTTTCTACTACTTTGAGCATCAGATATTACTTTTTCTACAGGAGTATTTGGTACCCTTAAAATTAATCTATCTTTTCCATAGATCCATTTATAAAAAGCTTCTTGTAAAAAAGAATATTGGATATACCCCAGTAAAGCTTTTTCATTTGGAAAATAACTCCAAACATTGTTAAGTCCATTATTCCTACAATAAATTAATGTGTGAATGTAAAGGCTTTTCTCTGTAGGGGGAGTATCCATAAACATATGTCCTCTTATAGTTTTATTTTCACTTATAAGATTTTCCCAGTAGTCAAAAGAGTCGTAATTCTGTCTCACCTTTATCACCTTTCTTTCTACTATATAATATATTATATAGTATAATGTACCATCTTTTCAAGTTGTTTCATTGTGTATTAAAGGTTATTTTAAATCCCTTGCTTAAATGAACATTCTGAAAACTTGCCTATTAATACCTTTGAATTTTAACCATTTTTACCTTATAATTTAAGTAAGGATAGTAAAAAAAAGGAGGCATAAGCTTTGTACCACTGTGAAATTTGCGGCTCACCAGCGGATGTTCATCATATAGTCCACAAACATGAAGGGGGGTACGACTTCGATTTAAATTATAAATATCTTTGTAACCTTCATCATAGAGGAAAAAATGGCCCCCATAATTGTATTGAAACAGATTTAAAATATAAACTTGAATTTCAAGACAAATTGTACAAGCTTTTACCTAAAGATTTTTATAGCGTCAAAGAGATTTCAGAAATTTTAAAATTACCTAGTTGCTCTCTTAAACGATTAATAAAAAATCTTAAACTATATAAAGAAGGTTATCAAAAAGATGAAATTATAAAACACTTAATGGGTGGAAAACTCTACTCCCACTCTATGTTAGATGAACTTGAACTTGAACATTTATTTAATAATATTAATATTAGCTAAAATTTAACTTATTATTCAATATAGGGTGATTTTTTATCACCCTTTTTTTAAAACCTTTGTATTACATAATATGTTTAGAAAGCAAAAAAAATAACACAGTTGCCTGTGTTATTTTTTTGGAGCGAAAGACGAGACTCGAACTCGCAACATTCACCTTGGCAAGGTGACGCTCTACCATTGAGCCACTTCCGCAAATATAATTGGTGCAGATGAAGGGAGTCGAACCCCCACGCCAATGGCGCTAGATCCTAAGTCTAGTGCGTCTGCCAATTCCGCCACATCTGCTTACCTATTTACTTCATTATATAAAAATATTCATGAAAAATCAATATAAAATTTATAATTTTTAACCTTTTAGTAAATAAATATCTTATTTTTTTCTAGTTGACATTAATATTTTATATTATTATAATTAATAAC from Clostridium chauvoei encodes:
- a CDS encoding HNH endonuclease, producing MYHCEICGSPADVHHIVHKHEGGYDFDLNYKYLCNLHHRGKNGPHNCIETDLKYKLEFQDKLYKLLPKDFYSVKEISEILKLPSCSLKRLIKNLKLYKEGYQKDEIIKHLMGGKLYSHSMLDELELEHLFNNINIS
- a CDS encoding Na+/H+ antiporter NhaC family protein, whose protein sequence is MKSKSSILSLLPLGVFIAVYLGISIIAKDFYAVSVIVPFLAAALTAIIMNRKEKFESKVEIFCKGAGNSNILLMVLIFILAGAFAQTAKDMGAVDSTVNLGLSLLPSSLLIPGIFIIACFIALSVGTSMGTIVALVPIAVGIADRTGITTALAVGAVVSGAMFGDNLSIISDTTIAATRTQGCEMKDKFKMNFRIVLPAAIMTAFILWFLTKDANITNVETVEYTFIKILPYIAVITSALVGVNVILVLLGGILISGIIGLFYGSFDLLGLFGSISNGIGGMSELIIISLLIAGTIELIRYNGGIDFILHKGLKNFKSKRGAEFGIATLVSLVDICTANNTVAIVTVGPIAKNISDEFDLEPKRVAGIMDMFSCAFQGIIPYGAQLISAAGLATLSPFAIMKYLFYPYLMGVCAIISIYWYWRNK